The window GTGTGCCCACCATCGCGAGGGGCTACAGATTCCGACCAGGCCCAACCACGCGAGTACGGCCGTGAAGTAGAACATCCCCAGAAGCGCCACCGGCACGTGGAATTGCCCGGGCTTGCTGCCAAAGGGCCAGACCGAGTAGGGACTCTGCGCCACCTCTTCACAACTGGCGCTCTCTGTTGCACTACAGATGGCGTCAAACCAACTTGTCTCACCATCGTTTTCGGTAGCTGCCGCCACCGGAGCGAATCCGTGAGTCTTCAGGTACTCGAAGGTCAATTCTCTGCTCAGCCAGATGCCGGCAACGCAACTTGCCATCGCCGCCAGCCAAACCACCGTCCGGATCGGGCCTGTTCTCACCGTTGTCACTCCTGCGGCATGGGGGCCGATTCATCTCGCGGGGGGAAGCACCAACTGGCGCCCGTCGGGGCTGGGGTTTGCAGGCCCGACGCCCGAGTCATACACTCTGGTGCCATGAGCCAACCAAGAGTGATGATCCTTCGAACCGCCGGTACCAACTGCGACGAGGAAACCGTCCATGCCTGGGAACTGGCCGGCGCCCAAGCCCGGCGGGTACACGTACGCGAACTCATCGATAAACCCGCCTTGTTGCGGGAGTTCGCGATTCTAACGATTCCTGGCGGCTTCAGCTACGGTGATGACATCTCCGCCGGGAAGATCCTGGCTAACCAGATGGTTCACCACCTTGCCGATGCCATCGGCGAATTCGTGGCCGCAGGCAAACTGGTTCTGGGGATCTGCAACGGTTTTCAGGTTCTGGTCAAGGCAGGGCTGCTACCGGGCGATGGCCAGAGTTTCATGAGTCGGCAGACCGTCACCCTGACAAACAACGACTCGGCCCGCTTCGAGGATCGATGGGTGCACTTGCGGACGGGGAAGCGGGCGACTGCCTTTTTTCCAGCCGACACGATTCTGGCCATGCCAGTTGCCCACGGGGAAGGCAAGCTCGTGGCCGCTGACGATCAGACTCTGAGGCGATTGATTGAGAACGGACACGTAGCCGTCACTTACTGTGATGCCCAAGGACGCCCAGGCCCTTATCCGGTTAATCCCAATGGCAGCCAGGCGGACATCGCCGGTTTGACCGACAGAACAGGCCGCATCTTCGGCCTGATGCCCCATCCTGAGCGCCACGTTCACCCCACCCAGCACCCTGAGTGGACCCGTCGACCAGGAGCTTCGGCGGATGGACGAATCATCTTCGAGACCGCCGTCCGAACAGCTTTCCAGCTCTAACCTTATTTCTCACAGCGGTTTATGAAATACGAGCAGCGAACTGAGCCTGCTCAAGGAAGCTGCGCATGACGCCTGTGGCCCATACCCGGTTCGCCCGAAGATTCGTGCCGGCCGAAGCTGGCATGGGCACTGGGCCCAGTATCGAACCCTTGTTTGACGCCCTCGATGCCCGGCCCATCGAGACCGTCGGCCAATTCGAGCAGTGGATTCTCGACGGAAGCGAGCTGGCCTCTTGTCTGTCGGAGGAACACGACAAGCGCCTCGTCGCGATGACCTGCCAGACGGACGATCAGAGTCCCAGCAAGAGCCCGACCGCCGCGTTCGGCAGGAACCTCCGAGCCGTCCGCCCGACGCCGACTTGCTGATCGGGAATCAATCGATGAGATCTTCCACCGGATGATCCGGCTGCGTTCGCAAATTGCCCCGAATGCCGGTTTCGACAGCTTCCGAGACTACCAGTTCAAGGCTGATGAGCGGTTCGACTATACCCCTGCTGACTGTCATACGTTCCACGAAGCCATCAGGCACGCTGTGGTGCCAGTTTACCGGCAGATTCAGCAGCAACGCAGAAGACACCGGGGGTTGAACGACTGCGACCCTGGGATCTCGCCGTGGATCCCAAGGGCAGGCCACCCCTGTGGCCGTTCAATGAGGGTGGCGAGTTGTCGGCCAAGTGTTGGACGATCTTCGCTGAGGCGGTCCGCCTTAAAGCCTATCCCGAGACCAGAAGAGGCGCTACTTTACTCTGCGGGACGCGACGCGGACGCTTCAGCTCGCCGCCAAGGGTGCGGGACTGGAGGGTGCGATCTACGCCGGGCTGGAGGCGGTGACCAGCGACCTTCTCGGCCGGGAGTGGCGGCGGGAAGACGGGGCGCACCTGAAGGTCGAGCGGTGCCTCATCGACGCCAACTGGGGCACATCGACTGACGTGGTCTACCAGTTCTGCCGTCAGAGCGCCCACGCGGCGGTCCTGACGCCGAGCCACGGGCGGTTCGTGGGGGCATCAAGCATCCCGCTGGCCGAGTACCGCCGCAAGCGCGGCGACCGCGTCGGCCTGAATTGGCGCATCCCCAGTGTCCACGGCCGCCGGGCCATCCGCCACGTGCTCTTCGACTCGAACTACTGGAAGTCGTTCATCCACGCACGCCTTGCCGTCGCCATGGGCGACCGGGGGTGCCTGTCGCTTTTCGGCCGCGACCCGGAAGTGCATCGCCTCCTGGCCGAGCACCTGACGAGCGAGTACCGCGTGAAGACCGAGGGCCGGGGCCGCGTGGTGGACGAGTGGAAACTGCGCCCCGAGGCCTCAGAGAACCACTGGCTCGATTGCCTCGTCGGCTGCGCCGTGGCGGCGTCGATGCAGGGCGTGGTGCTGCCCGGAACGGACGCGAAGGCCGACGTGAAGCGCCAGCGCGTGAGACTCTCGGACCTCCAGCGGAGCAGGCGATAGATGGACGAGCGCACACAGATGAGCGGGGACTCGAAAGGTCTTCCTGCCACGATGCCAGCGGCCCAGCCGGTTAAGCGTGGTCTGGAGTGCCCGCGCTGCGGGTGCAGGCATTTCCACGTGCTCTATACCCGCGCCACCATCGGTGGGCGAATCCTCCGCCGTCGCGAGTGCCGCTACTGCGGCCGGAGGGTTACCACCTACGAATCTGCCAACTGATTTGCACGGAGCGGTTTTCGCGCTTGACAATTTCCGTCTTTTAGCGGATACTAAAACGGATGGCTGAGATAGATCGGCAAGACATGATGCGAATCTTCAGGGCGCTCTCGGTGGAGAAGCGAGCGGAGATCATCCGCCTTCTGGCCGAACGGACGCTCTGCGTCGGGGCCCTGTCCAACCTGCTGGGCATCTCGGCGGGCGCGGTGTCCCAGCACCTGCGGATTCTCAAGGACGCCGGTCTCGTCCAAGCCGACCGGCGGGGCTACTTCATCCACTATAGTCTCTCGCCCGACGCCGCCGGGCGTTGCCGGGCGGTCATGGACTCTCTTTTCGGATTGCAGAAGAAAGGAACCAGACGATGTGCTGCGGAAAAACGAAATGCGAAAGGCCCAAGGAACTCAAGGGCAAAGCCGAAGCGTGCCCGCCCGAGCAGATCAAGAAATGCCACGGCGACGTGAAGGAACACCCGTGCGTCAAGACGAGCAGGAAGCGCAAATAGCCGTCCGGGTCGGCGGCCTCAGGAAGAGCTACGGCGCGGTCGTCGCATTGGCCGGGGTCTCGTTCGATGTTCGACGCGGGAGAGTGTTCGCCTATCTTGGTCCCAACGGCGCGGGCAAGACGACGACCATCAACATCTTGTGCGGGCTGCTGGGCCGCGATGGCGGCGAGGTCTCGATACTCGGCCGGGACGTGGCCCACGACCCGGTCTTCGTGAAGAGCCGCATCGGCGTCGTGACCGAGAACTCCAACCTCTACCCCGAGCTGCGTTGCCGCAGGAACCTCCAGTACGTGGGCCAGCTCTATGGCCTGCCCCGCGCGGAGGGACGGAGCCGTGCCGCTGAGCTGATCGAGGGGTTCGGCCTGGCCGAGAAGGCGGACCAACCGTTCGGAGCGCTCTCGCGCGGCATGAAACGCCGCTTGACCGTTGCCGCCGCGCTGGTACATCGGCCGAAGGTGCTCTTTCTCGACGAGCCGACCACCGGCCTCGACGTGCCCAGCGCCAAGTCCCTGCGCGGACTCATCCGCCGAATCGTCGGTGGCGGGACTACTGTCTTCCTAACCACCCGCAACCTCTTCGAGGCCGAGGAACTGGCCGACGACGTGGCGGTGCTGATAGGCGGGCGAATCGTCGCGCGGGGGAGCGTGGCCGAAATCAAGGGGTGCGTCGGCCGAGCGCGGAGCGTCTCCGTCCGGTTCTCTGGTCCGGTTGACGCCGACATCCTCAAATCGGCCTGTCCCGCGATCCGCTCCGCGAAACTCCAGGACGGTTACTGGCGGCTCGACGTAGCCGACCTGCACGAGGCGCTCGGCCAAGTCGTGGCGTTCTGCCGGCGGGAAGGCCTTCGCGTCGATGAGGTGGGCACGCGGGAACCGACGCTGGAGGACGCTTTCGTGTCGCTTCTGACCGAGAATGCGCAGGCGAACAGGAGGGACGAGTCGTGAGCCTGGTCGCCCGGGCGCTCGCCATCAGCTACAAGGACGTCGAGAGCTACTACGGCAAGCCGCCACTGGTGACGTGGGGCCTGCTGTTTCCTGCCGTTCTGATCCTGGCCGTGTACCTGAAGGACAGGGCGGGGTATCTTGCGGTCGCGCCAGGGATCATCGGCATGACGCTGCTCTTCGGCAACACCTCGATGGCGGCCATCGTCATCACCTTCGAGAAGCGCAGCGGGACGTTGGAGCGGCTTCTCCTGGCCCCGCTCACCGCCCGCACCATCGTTCTCGGCAAGGCCCTGAGCGCGGCGGCCTACGGCATCGCGACGGCCGCTGTCCTGACGCTGGGGCTCGCTGCGCTGCTGGGCCTGCCGTTGGCCCGGCCTGGTGTCTTTGCGCTCGGGCTTGTGCTGGGCGCGGGGATGTTTTCGCTCATGGGGATCATCGCGTCGGTCTTGGTGAAAGAGGTCTTCGAGGCCATGACGCTGATGAATTTCTTCCGCTTCCCGTTGCTCTTCGTGAGCGGCGTCTTCATGCCCCTGTCGCAGATGCCCGATTGGGTCAAACCCGTGGCGTACATCTCTCCGCTGACCCACGTGGTCGAACTCCTCCGGCTCGGTGCGTCCGGCGAGGCTTATTTCTCGTCGCCGTGGTTGCCGCTGGGGGTCTCGGTGGTATTTCTCGCCGCGTCTTGTGTGGTTGCAGGGCCCGCCTTCCGCAGGTACGCCACCCGCTGAGTGCCCGCCACTGCGGCCGGAGGCTGACCACCTACGAGAAGGGGGACGACTGAAGCGGGCACGTTTCTCCTGGAACATGGCCACCCGGGCGCGTTTTTCACGTCGCGCACACGTTTTTCTGGGCGGAGCCGCTCGTGTAACTGTTTTTCTTGGCCCGTAACTGTTTTTCCCGCGTGGTGGCCGGAAGGCTGTCACGCGGCGCGCGGTCGTCTCCGAGTCCGGCCATCGCGCGTAGCCGAGGATGTGCGACGGCCTACCAGGATGGGCTCTTCTTCAGAACAATCCAGATAGCCCCTTGACGGTGCCAGCCAAGGTGGGTATTATTCTGTCCAGTTTTGGCCGTAAGTGGAAACCGTTTTTGCCAGGAGAAGGCCATGCTGGAAACGCTCAAGACCATGATACTGGACGCGCAGGAGGCTCCGCTGGAGACGGGGGTGCCCCGCCGCCTGTCGATGAAGGCGGTTCCGGGCAAGGCGTCCGTGTGCATAGGGGTCCGCCGTAGCGGTAAGTCGACCTATCTGTTTCAGATCATGCAACGGCTGCTGGACCGCAAGGTTCCCCGCCAGAACATTCTCTATCTGAACTTCTTCGACGACCGCCTGCACGGGCTTCAGCAGGAGGGGCTCGGACACGTGGCCGAGGCGTACTACTCGCTCTACCCGCAGAAGAAGAACGCGGAGACGGTCTACTGCTTCTTCGACGAGATTCAGGTGGTCCCCAAGTGGGAGTCGTTCGTGGACCGTCTGATGCGGACGGAGAAGTGCGAAGTCTACCTGACCGGGTCGTCGTCGCGGATGCTGTCGAAGGAGATCGCCACCCAGATGCGCGGGCGCGCCCTGTCCTGGGAGCTGTTCCCCTTTTCGTTCCGCGAGTTCCTGGACTACAGGAAGGTGGAGGCTTCCGGCGAGCTTTCCACGAGGAAGCGTTTGCTCGTCCAGAAGGCCTTTGACGATTACTGGGAGACCGGTGGATTCCCCGAGGTGGCGGGGCTGGACCGCCCGCTTCGGATCAAGACGCATCAAGAGTACTTCCACGCTGTTCTCTTCCGGGACCTGGTCGAGCGGCACGACGTGTCCCATCCGAAGGCGGTCTCCGACCTGGCCCACTGGCTGATCGACAACACCGCCTCTTTCTACACCATCAACCGGCTGACGGGCTATCTCAAG of the Phycisphaerae bacterium genome contains:
- the purQ gene encoding phosphoribosylformylglycinamidine synthase I, coding for MILRTAGTNCDEETVHAWELAGAQARRVHVRELIDKPALLREFAILTIPGGFSYGDDISAGKILANQMVHHLADAIGEFVAAGKLVLGICNGFQVLVKAGLLPGDGQSFMSRQTVTLTNNDSARFEDRWVHLRTGKRATAFFPADTILAMPVAHGEGKLVAADDQTLRRLIENGHVAVTYCDAQGRPGPYPVNPNGSQADIAGLTDRTGRIFGLMPHPERHVHPTQHPEWTRRPGASADGRIIFETAVRTAFQL
- a CDS encoding phage terminase large subunit family protein, with the translated sequence MTSDLLGREWRREDGAHLKVERCLIDANWGTSTDVVYQFCRQSAHAAVLTPSHGRFVGASSIPLAEYRRKRGDRVGLNWRIPSVHGRRAIRHVLFDSNYWKSFIHARLAVAMGDRGCLSLFGRDPEVHRLLAEHLTSEYRVKTEGRGRVVDEWKLRPEASENHWLDCLVGCAVAASMQGVVLPGTDAKADVKRQRVRLSDLQRSRR
- a CDS encoding metalloregulator ArsR/SmtB family transcription factor codes for the protein MAEIDRQDMMRIFRALSVEKRAEIIRLLAERTLCVGALSNLLGISAGAVSQHLRILKDAGLVQADRRGYFIHYSLSPDAAGRCRAVMDSLFGLQKKGTRRCAAEKRNAKGPRNSRAKPKRARPSRSRNATAT
- a CDS encoding ABC transporter ATP-binding protein, producing the protein MPRRREGTPVRQDEQEAQIAVRVGGLRKSYGAVVALAGVSFDVRRGRVFAYLGPNGAGKTTTINILCGLLGRDGGEVSILGRDVAHDPVFVKSRIGVVTENSNLYPELRCRRNLQYVGQLYGLPRAEGRSRAAELIEGFGLAEKADQPFGALSRGMKRRLTVAAALVHRPKVLFLDEPTTGLDVPSAKSLRGLIRRIVGGGTTVFLTTRNLFEAEELADDVAVLIGGRIVARGSVAEIKGCVGRARSVSVRFSGPVDADILKSACPAIRSAKLQDGYWRLDVADLHEALGQVVAFCRREGLRVDEVGTREPTLEDAFVSLLTENAQANRRDES
- a CDS encoding ABC transporter permease; this encodes MSLVARALAISYKDVESYYGKPPLVTWGLLFPAVLILAVYLKDRAGYLAVAPGIIGMTLLFGNTSMAAIVITFEKRSGTLERLLLAPLTARTIVLGKALSAAAYGIATAAVLTLGLAALLGLPLARPGVFALGLVLGAGMFSLMGIIASVLVKEVFEAMTLMNFFRFPLLFVSGVFMPLSQMPDWVKPVAYISPLTHVVELLRLGASGEAYFSSPWLPLGVSVVFLAASCVVAGPAFRRYATR
- a CDS encoding ATP-binding protein yields the protein MLETLKTMILDAQEAPLETGVPRRLSMKAVPGKASVCIGVRRSGKSTYLFQIMQRLLDRKVPRQNILYLNFFDDRLHGLQQEGLGHVAEAYYSLYPQKKNAETVYCFFDEIQVVPKWESFVDRLMRTEKCEVYLTGSSSRMLSKEIATQMRGRALSWELFPFSFREFLDYRKVEASGELSTRKRLLVQKAFDDYWETGGFPEVAGLDRPLRIKTHQEYFHAVLFRDLVERHDVSHPKAVSDLAHWLIDNTASFYTINRLTGYLKSLGHKVPKSVVSDYLAWFEDAYFLFSVRLFDASLARSHVNPKKVYCVDHSMVTSVSSGVLVNSGHLLENLVFVGLRRTCPDVFYYRTRTGREIDFILSPRGRPRALVQVCESLVEPQTRKRELAALDEAMSELGVRTGTIVTRAESERIEGENGTITVVPVWRFLLDLPDTRE